Proteins found in one Borreliella valaisiana VS116 genomic segment:
- a CDS encoding DUF2147 domain-containing protein, with protein sequence MNRVFSKFFLFFCFAIFLSANSEDSNENEFINKAENLNSEDEVLGYWVGYNDAGNIKNSIIYIYKYNGEVYGRILMIIKDGKKYDAENPSGDTVVGFENLAIEGLDFMWGLKYSHASKKWDRGKIIDPKNGKIYNSEMRVDSKTGNLITKGKVWIFGRSKIWTRAKVDEIPKVDLHNLVPVPPVKE encoded by the coding sequence ATGAATAGAGTTTTTTCAAAATTTTTTCTTTTTTTTTGTTTTGCAATATTTTTATCTGCAAATTCAGAAGATTCGAATGAGAATGAATTTATTAATAAGGCTGAAAACCTTAATTCTGAAGATGAGGTTTTAGGGTATTGGGTTGGTTATAATGATGCGGGCAATATAAAAAATTCTATTATTTATATATATAAATATAATGGAGAAGTTTACGGTCGAATTTTAATGATAATAAAAGACGGCAAAAAGTATGATGCTGAAAACCCTTCAGGAGACACTGTGGTTGGGTTTGAAAATCTTGCAATAGAAGGTCTTGATTTTATGTGGGGTCTTAAGTATTCTCATGCTTCTAAAAAGTGGGATAGGGGTAAAATAATAGATCCTAAAAACGGTAAAATTTATAATTCTGAAATGAGAGTTGATAGTAAAACCGGAAATCTTATTACCAAGGGGAAAGTTTGGATTTTTGGTAGAAGCAAAATTTGGACAAGAGCTAAAGTTGACGAAATACCAAAAGTAGACTTACATAATCTTGTTCCAGTTCCTCCTGTAAAAGAATAA
- a CDS encoding adenine phosphoribosyltransferase, with protein MKNKIEYYDQFIAKVPDFPKKGVLFYDITSVLLKPEVYTSLINEVYSFYNLKKIDCIAVVESRGYLIGAPLSLKMHLPLVLIRKEGKLPREVFSEEYELEYGFGRIEVHKDDIKMYSNILLIDDILATGGTLKSSAILLERAGGRVKDIFCFIELCSINGRHLLEGYEVNSLVRYN; from the coding sequence ATGAAAAATAAAATAGAGTATTACGACCAATTTATTGCAAAAGTACCCGATTTTCCTAAAAAGGGTGTTCTTTTTTATGATATTACTAGTGTTTTATTAAAGCCTGAAGTTTATACCTCATTAATAAATGAGGTATATTCTTTTTATAATTTAAAAAAGATTGATTGCATTGCGGTTGTTGAATCTAGGGGATATTTGATAGGCGCTCCGTTGTCTTTAAAAATGCATCTTCCTCTTGTTTTAATTCGAAAAGAGGGTAAATTGCCCAGAGAGGTTTTTAGTGAAGAGTATGAGCTTGAATATGGCTTTGGGAGAATAGAGGTTCACAAAGACGATATTAAGATGTATTCCAATATTCTTTTAATAGATGATATATTAGCTACCGGCGGAACTTTAAAATCGTCTGCAATTTTGCTAGAGAGAGCCGGAGGTAGGGTTAAAGATATTTTTTGTTTTATTGAGCTTTGCAGTATTAATGGTAGGCACCTTCTTGAAGGCTATGAAGTTAATTCTCTTGTAAGGTACAATTAA
- the rplU gene encoding 50S ribosomal protein L21, which yields MYALVEINGKQYKAIEGEFLKIDKISPIEEKKKLEFNSILLINKDGEIKIGKPYVMNSLIRCTYKEDKKDKKVVSYRYRRRKSSERKVGHRQTYSYILVDEIVF from the coding sequence ATGTATGCACTGGTAGAAATAAATGGCAAGCAATATAAAGCTATTGAGGGCGAATTTTTAAAAATAGATAAAATTTCTCCTATTGAAGAAAAAAAGAAATTGGAATTTAATAGTATTTTGCTTATTAATAAAGATGGGGAGATTAAAATAGGAAAGCCCTATGTTATGAATTCTCTTATTAGATGTACCTATAAAGAAGATAAAAAAGATAAAAAGGTTGTTTCTTACAGATACAGAAGAAGAAAATCAAGTGAGAGAAAAGTTGGGCACAGACAAACCTATTCTTATATTTTGGTTGATGAAATAGTTTTTTAA
- a CDS encoding ribosomal-processing cysteine protease Prp, whose protein sequence is MINVLVKVKDDVIIYILANGHAMSKNNVNVVCSSFSFILRTFFSVLDFEGESFIVKNSKKGYLEFKPFFKDLSKKSLFYYSRFLIRGISDLCFEYPDDIKLVLEEN, encoded by the coding sequence TTGATTAATGTTTTAGTAAAAGTAAAAGACGATGTAATCATTTATATTCTAGCCAATGGTCATGCTATGAGCAAAAATAATGTTAATGTTGTCTGCTCTTCTTTTTCTTTTATTTTGAGAACCTTTTTTAGTGTTCTTGATTTTGAGGGTGAGTCTTTTATTGTAAAAAATTCAAAAAAAGGCTATTTAGAATTTAAGCCTTTTTTTAAGGATTTAAGTAAAAAAAGTCTTTTTTATTATAGTAGATTTTTAATTAGAGGCATAAGTGATTTATGCTTTGAGTATCCTGATGATATTAAATTAGTTTTGGAGGAAAATTAA
- the rpmA gene encoding 50S ribosomal protein L27 produces MATSKSGGSSKNGRDSISKRLGVKRSGGQFVKAGEIIVRQRGTKFHKGKNVGLGRDYTIFALSSGKVEFKTLKGRKYVNIV; encoded by the coding sequence ATGGCAACAAGTAAAAGTGGTGGTAGTTCAAAAAATGGACGAGATTCTATATCTAAGCGGCTTGGAGTTAAAAGAAGTGGTGGTCAGTTTGTTAAGGCTGGAGAAATAATTGTTAGACAAAGAGGTACAAAATTTCATAAGGGTAAAAACGTTGGCCTTGGAAGAGACTATACAATATTTGCGCTTTCATCTGGGAAGGTAGAGTTTAAAACTTTAAAGGGACGAAAATATGTAAATATTGTTTAG
- the obgE gene encoding GTPase ObgE, whose protein sequence is MYNFKDSVSITVVSGNGGSGCVSFLREKFNAKGGPDGGNGGNGGSVIFKVRENLCTLSFYKNGHVLCAENGKPGMGFKRSGANGKDLILFVPPNTGIYNENDGTLLYRLKDLTDEFVILKGGRGGLGNWNFKTSVRRAPRFAQPGESGNSLNVRLELFLVADIGLVGLPNAGKSSLLNRITSAKSRVANYPFTTKIPHLGILRYSWDDLIIADIPGIIKGASFGVGLGTKFLKHIAKTKILALVIDISEANFLESYNILLNELKSYSYELFNKKKIIVANKLDLDNSNKNFDSLIKTLRKEKIVGISIYENIGIDELIKEFFILAKTF, encoded by the coding sequence TTGTACAACTTTAAGGACTCTGTTAGTATAACGGTAGTTTCGGGCAATGGTGGTTCTGGGTGTGTTTCTTTTTTGCGAGAAAAGTTTAATGCAAAGGGTGGTCCAGATGGCGGGAATGGCGGGAATGGCGGGAGTGTAATTTTCAAGGTGAGAGAAAATCTTTGCACTTTGTCTTTTTATAAAAATGGTCATGTGCTTTGTGCCGAAAATGGTAAACCTGGAATGGGTTTCAAGAGAAGTGGCGCTAATGGTAAAGATTTGATTCTTTTTGTTCCCCCAAATACAGGCATTTATAATGAAAATGATGGAACTCTTTTGTATAGACTTAAAGATTTAACTGACGAATTTGTTATTTTAAAAGGTGGCAGAGGTGGTCTTGGTAATTGGAATTTTAAAACTTCGGTTAGAAGGGCGCCAAGGTTTGCTCAACCCGGAGAATCAGGCAATAGTTTGAATGTGCGTCTTGAGCTTTTTTTGGTGGCGGATATTGGGCTTGTTGGTCTTCCTAATGCTGGTAAATCTTCTCTGCTTAATAGAATAACTTCAGCAAAGTCTAGGGTCGCGAATTATCCTTTTACAACAAAGATTCCTCATCTTGGTATACTTAGATATTCTTGGGATGATTTAATCATTGCAGATATTCCAGGAATAATTAAAGGCGCTAGCTTTGGAGTAGGACTTGGAACTAAATTTTTAAAACATATTGCTAAAACTAAAATTTTAGCTTTAGTAATTGATATTTCTGAAGCAAATTTTTTGGAATCATATAACATTCTTTTAAACGAATTAAAATCTTATAGCTATGAGCTTTTTAATAAAAAAAAAATTATTGTTGCTAACAAGCTTGATTTGGATAATTCTAATAAAAATTTTGATAGTTTGATAAAAACCCTGAGAAAAGAAAAGATTGTCGGCATTTCTATTTATGAAAATATAGGGATTGATGAACTTATTAAAGAATTTTTTATTTTGGCTAAAACTTTTTAA
- the nadD gene encoding nicotinate (nicotinamide) nucleotide adenylyltransferase has protein sequence MRIAILGGTYNPIHIGHIFLAKEIEYLLNIDKVIFIPTCNPAHKSIGEEVSVKNRIDMLELALKNESKMFIDDCDIINGGITYTVDTISCIKKKYKNVKLFLVIGDDLFKNFDSWKNPQSIVSSVDLVVAHRIYKKRLKSSFKHIYIDNKIISISSSEIRNRIANGLPVDYLLPFDVLKYIKDNNLYIKKVNI, from the coding sequence ATGAGAATTGCAATATTGGGTGGCACTTATAATCCAATTCATATTGGGCATATTTTTTTGGCTAAAGAGATAGAGTATTTATTAAATATTGATAAGGTAATATTTATTCCTACTTGTAATCCGGCCCATAAATCGATTGGGGAGGAGGTTAGTGTTAAAAATAGAATAGATATGCTCGAGCTTGCATTAAAGAATGAAAGTAAAATGTTCATAGATGATTGCGACATAATAAATGGTGGCATAACTTATACTGTTGATACTATTTCTTGTATTAAAAAAAAATATAAAAACGTCAAACTTTTTTTGGTTATTGGTGATGATCTTTTCAAAAATTTTGATTCATGGAAAAATCCCCAAAGTATTGTAAGTTCTGTTGATCTTGTTGTTGCCCACAGAATCTACAAAAAGAGGCTGAAAAGTTCCTTTAAGCATATTTATATAGATAATAAAATAATATCAATCTCTTCATCAGAAATTAGAAATAGAATTGCGAATGGACTTCCTGTTGATTATTTACTACCCTTTGATGTGTTAAAATACATTAAAGATAATAATTTATATATTAAAAAGGTAAATATTTGA
- a CDS encoding LCP family protein yields the protein MRKDLIFLVLIVLIIASVLIFFIRSSKKELVYFELNTKSNISFLFIVEDPNRNLVSMQEIFINIKTGNLGFLDIPIHTGYEDLKGNISWFKDLYKKNSFNNFLSKIYTQLSHESDYYIRFQKENFVKLIDYLGGVRLLVKNPVKIYSFEDSILIPSGTSNFDGDKAYDYLRYFNDVDQFEERVEFFKEFFKKLLFQISDFGIENNNFFKIYSMLDTNLSEVVFKYIVKNYKINNDKIISINIKGQEEIFKDNDNNLIKVVFPYYGGAILKESVEKLNKELVNEGLQEIVKIVILNGTKVVGLAKKTANIFNSLKFKVLKFGNADKNSYKNTLIINNSDNLEMAVRVGEVIKASNIKPISEVQTKRLLELDNLDINPDVIVVLGDDFDGRYVKSK from the coding sequence TTGAGAAAAGATTTAATTTTTTTAGTTCTAATTGTTCTAATAATAGCAAGTGTACTAATTTTTTTTATTAGAAGCTCGAAAAAAGAGTTGGTTTATTTTGAACTTAATACAAAGAGCAATATTAGTTTTTTGTTTATAGTAGAAGATCCTAACAGAAATCTTGTAAGTATGCAAGAAATTTTTATTAATATAAAAACAGGAAATCTTGGTTTTTTAGATATTCCAATTCATACCGGATATGAAGATTTAAAAGGTAATATATCTTGGTTTAAAGATCTATATAAAAAAAATTCTTTTAATAATTTTTTATCTAAAATTTATACACAATTATCTCATGAATCAGATTATTATATTCGTTTTCAAAAAGAAAATTTTGTTAAACTCATTGACTATTTGGGAGGGGTTAGACTTCTTGTTAAAAATCCAGTAAAAATTTATAGCTTCGAAGATTCTATTTTAATACCTTCTGGTACTTCCAATTTTGATGGTGATAAAGCGTATGATTATTTGAGATATTTTAATGATGTTGATCAGTTTGAAGAGAGAGTTGAATTTTTTAAAGAGTTTTTTAAAAAACTTCTTTTTCAAATTTCAGATTTTGGTATTGAAAATAACAATTTTTTTAAAATATATTCTATGTTAGACACTAACCTTTCAGAAGTTGTTTTTAAGTATATTGTTAAAAATTATAAAATAAATAACGATAAAATTATTTCTATTAATATTAAAGGGCAAGAAGAGATTTTTAAAGATAATGATAATAATTTGATAAAGGTGGTTTTTCCTTATTATGGGGGCGCTATTTTAAAAGAATCGGTGGAGAAATTGAATAAAGAGTTAGTTAATGAAGGCTTGCAAGAGATAGTAAAGATTGTTATTTTAAATGGAACAAAAGTTGTTGGGCTTGCAAAAAAAACAGCAAATATTTTTAATTCTTTAAAATTTAAAGTTTTAAAATTTGGTAATGCAGATAAAAATTCTTATAAAAATACCTTGATTATAAACAATTCAGATAATTTGGAAATGGCTGTTAGAGTTGGGGAGGTAATCAAAGCTTCAAATATTAAGCCAATTTCTGAAGTTCAAACTAAAAGATTGTTAGAGCTTGATAATCTTGATATTAATCCCGATGTAATAGTTGTTTTAGGAGATGATTTTGATGGAAGATATGTTAAAAGTAAGTGA
- the rsfS gene encoding ribosome silencing factor, translating to MEDMLKVSDVNALCKTISDFNGIDVIGINVGNICNWTDFFIIATFLSFKQMETLYVDKIVKFFKEKKINLNVQGKGLVYDWTIVSGGNLVIHLMSEKSREYYELEKIWSKGIIIYP from the coding sequence ATGGAAGATATGTTAAAAGTAAGTGATGTTAATGCTTTATGTAAAACAATAAGCGATTTTAATGGAATTGACGTTATAGGCATTAATGTTGGCAATATTTGCAATTGGACTGATTTTTTTATAATAGCTACTTTTTTATCATTTAAGCAAATGGAGACTTTGTATGTTGATAAAATAGTTAAATTTTTTAAAGAAAAAAAAATTAACCTTAACGTTCAGGGAAAAGGATTAGTTTATGACTGGACTATTGTTTCAGGTGGAAATTTGGTGATTCATTTAATGAGCGAAAAATCTAGAGAATACTATGAGCTTGAAAAAATATGGTCCAAAGGGATTATTATTTATCCTTAA
- the spoVG gene encoding DNA-binding protein SpoVG yields MDITDIRIKKVESKNSGSKLLAYVAVTFDNCLVLHNIRVIKGQKGVFIAMPNRRTRVGEYKDIVHPISQDFRKTLQTSIFKEYIRENPADLELELDF; encoded by the coding sequence GTGGATATTACAGACATAAGGATTAAGAAAGTTGAAAGTAAAAATTCTGGTTCTAAATTGTTAGCATATGTTGCTGTTACTTTTGATAATTGCTTAGTTCTTCACAATATTAGAGTTATTAAAGGGCAAAAGGGAGTATTTATTGCTATGCCTAACAGAAGAACTAGAGTTGGTGAATATAAAGACATTGTACATCCTATTAGTCAGGATTTTAGAAAAACTTTGCAGACTTCTATTTTTAAGGAATATATAAGAGAAAATCCAGCTGATCTTGAGCTTGAATTAGATTTTTAA
- a CDS encoding 50S ribosomal protein L25/general stress protein Ctc, translating into MENSRVLSCEYRSSFGSSNARRIRAKYEIPAVVYGQGNDVSHLQIKSSEFNKKFAKFTDNTVLILNDGKLERCVFVKDVAENIASKLIYHIDFYEVDRHVELERYVPIKLTGASVGVKEGGILTVLKEQVKVKSLPLDLPEFIELDLTPVNKGDSVLLKDLVLPSNVRLAENDENLEVVIIK; encoded by the coding sequence GTGGAAAATAGCAGGGTTTTAAGTTGTGAATATAGATCAAGCTTTGGGTCTTCTAATGCTCGTAGAATAAGAGCTAAATATGAAATACCAGCTGTTGTTTACGGTCAGGGTAATGATGTTTCACATTTGCAAATTAAGAGTAGTGAGTTTAATAAGAAATTTGCAAAGTTTACAGACAATACTGTCTTAATATTAAATGATGGCAAGCTTGAAAGATGTGTTTTTGTTAAAGATGTTGCAGAAAATATTGCCAGCAAGCTCATTTATCATATTGATTTTTATGAAGTGGATAGGCATGTTGAGCTTGAAAGATATGTTCCGATTAAGCTTACTGGGGCTTCTGTTGGGGTTAAGGAAGGCGGAATTTTAACTGTTTTAAAAGAGCAAGTTAAGGTAAAGTCTTTACCTCTAGATTTGCCAGAATTCATAGAGCTTGATTTGACTCCCGTTAATAAAGGAGATAGTGTTCTTCTTAAAGATCTTGTGTTGCCTTCTAATGTTAGACTTGCAGAAAATGACGAGAATTTGGAAGTTGTTATTATAAAGTGA
- the pth gene encoding aminoacyl-tRNA hydrolase — translation MGLLILGLGNPGLEFSLTRHNVGFSLLDKIVSKNGLFLKRKKKYEYSELKMISRRVILVKPLTYMNLSGSIFPLIFSDFYMCIKNLLVVLDNVDLPLGKCRLKERGGVSTHNGLKSISSVLGSSNYSRLYIGVGSNVMCDIKSFVLSKFCKDEIDRLEKLYDFLSDELLDISETNFKNKVQKINSSNF, via the coding sequence ATGGGGTTGTTGATACTTGGATTAGGAAACCCTGGATTAGAATTTTCTTTAACTAGGCATAATGTTGGCTTTTCTCTTTTAGATAAAATTGTTTCTAAGAATGGCCTTTTTTTAAAGAGAAAAAAAAAGTATGAATATTCAGAGTTGAAGATGATTTCTAGAAGAGTAATTTTGGTTAAGCCATTGACTTATATGAACCTAAGCGGATCTATATTTCCTTTAATATTTTCAGATTTTTATATGTGCATAAAAAATTTATTGGTAGTTCTTGATAATGTTGATCTCCCCTTGGGGAAATGTAGACTTAAAGAGCGAGGTGGCGTGTCTACTCATAATGGCCTTAAGTCAATTTCAAGTGTTCTTGGAAGTTCTAACTACAGTAGACTTTATATTGGGGTTGGAAGCAATGTTATGTGTGATATAAAAAGTTTTGTTCTCTCTAAATTTTGCAAGGATGAAATAGATAGACTTGAAAAATTGTATGACTTTTTAAGTGATGAGTTACTTGATATTAGTGAGACAAATTTTAAAAATAAGGTTCAAAAAATCAATTCTAGTAATTTTTAA